Genomic segment of Chloroflexota bacterium:
GTGCCGCAACGCGCCGCCGTCGCCCCCGCCGACCACCAGCACCCGGCGCGGGTTCGGGTGGGCCAGCAGCGGGATGTGCACCAGCGGCTCGTGGTACAGGAACTCGTCAGCCTCGGTGGTCTGCATCGCGTCGTCCAGGACGAGCGCCTTGCCAAACGCCACCGTGTCGACGATCTCGACGTGCTGGTACTCGGAGCGGCCCTCCCAGAGGTGGGCCTTCAGGTGAAAGCGCTGCTGGAAGCCGCTCCGCGAGACTTCCGCGAAGACCAGCCCGTCGCCAACACGGGTCGTGCTGGCGAACGGCTGGCCTGATGATGGGGTGGCCTCAGACACCGACCAGCCCCCGCGTCATCTCCATGATCTGGATGCGCTCCGGCGAGAAGTGCTCCCGCAGGATCGGCACAGCATCATCAGGATCGCGCTGCTCGCCGCAGGTGAACACGTCCACGGCAGCGTAGCCCAGCTCCGGCCAGGTGTGGATCACCACATGGGACTCGGACACAATCGCCACGCCAGTCACGCCAATTGGACTGAACGGATGCACGTTGAGGCTGAGGAGCGTCAGGCTGAGCGCTTCCACGATATCCAACAAGGCCCGTTCGACGATCTCTGGGGAATTGAGATTCTCACAACCCCACAGCTCGAGGACCAGATGCCGACCGACACTCTTCACGTTCAGTTACCCCCACCAGAGAACGACAGCCGCAACCGCGCAGCCGAGTCGTTCGACTCGGTGCTCGGCGAGCGTGACCGTCACCCGCTCCAGCGGAAGACCTCGCCGCGCGAATCCCTCTTCGACCATCCCCCGCACGACGCGTTCCGCGACTTCGCGCGAGTTGGCGTGATACTCGAAGATCATCCCGTGGCTGTCTCTCCCGATTCCAATACCCAACGCCGCGCAGACCGTCTCGCCTGCCGTATCACTGTGCATCACCGAGTACACGCACGGGACCAGCGATCCAGGCGTGATCTTCGGGGGGATCTCCAGAAACTCCGCCCCTTCCGGCACGATGCTGCTGACCTTGATCAGGTTCAGATTGCCGATGCCCGCGTCAAGCAAGGCGTTGTCAAAGGCGTTCAGCTCGGTCGTGCCCTCGGCAGCCCCCGCTGACAGCCAGAGCCGGTTCGGCGTCGGCCACGGATTCAACGGACGACTCATTGGCCCGCCTCCGTGCCGGCCGCACCCTGCTGCTTCACGTGCATCCTCATCAGCCCGATCATCGAGATTCTCAGTCACTCCCGCCCGTGTCGCATGCCCGCATGCTCAGACGGCAGACCCCGGCCTGAAAACGGGCAACGAAAAAGCACCACCCCAAGGCGGCCCCGCCTGAAACTCTTCAGGCAGCACTGGTGGTCAGCCGGCCCCAGCTAATGGTGCTGGTATGTGGTTCTTTCGCGATCCTGGGCGGCGCTTGCAGCCCCAACCACGAGCAGCGCGAACAACCCAGGAGTATAGCAGGCAAACACGCCAACTGCCCACTGCGCGCCCGGTTTCAGGTTCTGGGTTTCAGGGTTTCAGGGATCGCGGCGGCGATGCTCCTACCCCGCCCCAAAACTCGAACCCTGACACCTGAAACCCGACACCCAGAACCCTCGCCGCTACCTGGTGCCGATCACGAAGTACACCACGAACGCTGCCGACACGATCCACAACGGCAGCGCCGCCGCCCGCGCGTTCAGCAGCGTGTACAGGATCACCCCCGCCCCGATGCCGTTCGTGATGCTCCAGGTCAGCGGCATCATCATCAGCGCAAAGAGCGCCGGCAGCCCCACTGCCAGGTTCTTCCAGGGGATCTCGGCGGCCGTCGCCGCCATCATCAGCAGCCCCACGATCATCAGCGCGCCGGCCGTCGCCTCCTGCGGCACCACCGCGAAGATCGGGCTGAGCAGCATCGCCAGCAGGAACGGGATCGCCACGACCACCGTCGTCAGGCCGGTCCGGCCCCCCTCGGCGATGCCCGCGCCGCTCTCGATGTACGTCGTCGCGCTGGAGGAGCCGAAGACGCCCCCCGCCAGCGCCCCGATGGAGTCGATCAGGTACGCCTTGTCCTCGTTCTCGCGCAGGTTGCCGTTGTCGTCCACCAGCCCGGCCTCGGTCCCGAGCGCGGTGAACGTCCCCGCCGTGTCGAAGAAGTCGCTCAGCATGATCGAGAGCGTCGCCAGCAGGCCGGCCAGCAGCGCGTTCGCCCCGCCACGCCCCAGGAAGCTCAACCCGACGATGCCGCTCCCGAAGTTGCTGAGGTCCGGCACGCTGATCAGTTGGGACGGAAGCTGCAGCTTGTCAGGGATCACCGAAAGCGGCACCCTCAGCGTCAGGTGCACCACGATCCCGACGGCCGTCGTCAGCAGGATGCCGATCAGCAGCGCGCCATGCACCCGCTGGTGCATCAACACCGCCGTCAGCACCAGGCCGAACACGGCGTAGAGCGTCGGCGGCGCCAGGAAGTTGCCAAGCGCGCCGGCCGTTGGCGGTGGCACGGTCCCGCCCTGGGTCGCCCCGAGCGGCACGACGAACAGGCCCGCTTCGTACGCCCCGATGGCGAACAGGAACAGCCCGATGCCCGCCCCGATGGCGAGCTTGAGCGGCACCGGCAGCGCACGGATGATCGCCTGACGCAGCCCGGTCAGCACAAGGATCGTGATGATGATGCCTTCGAGAGCGATGACCCCCATCGCCTCCGAGAAGCTGTACTGCATGCCGACCATGAGCTGAAACGCCACCACGGCGTTGAGGCCCATCCCCGGGGCCATCGCAAAGGGCAGGTTCGCCACCAGCCCCATCGCGGCGCACATCAAGCCAGCCACGAGGCAGGTGCTGGTGACCAGCGCGGAAAACGTCACGTTCTGCCCGGCGATGGCGGCGCCGGTGCTGATGATGCCGGCATTCACGACGATGATGTAGCTCATCACCATGAAGGTGGTCAGGCCCGCACGCACTTCGGTGGCCACGTCGGTGCCGCGTGCCGTCAGCTTGAAGAGCCGTTCGAGCAGCGTGTCCGGGCCGACCGGACGGCTCGGCGCCGCGGCCTCTCCACGCCGCTGCCGTGTGGAA
This window contains:
- the speD gene encoding adenosylmethionine decarboxylase, with protein sequence MKSVGRHLVLELWGCENLNSPEIVERALLDIVEALSLTLLSLNVHPFSPIGVTGVAIVSESHVVIHTWPELGYAAVDVFTCGEQRDPDDAVPILREHFSPERIQIMEMTRGLVGV
- a CDS encoding arginine decarboxylase, pyruvoyl-dependent: MSRPLNPWPTPNRLWLSAGAAEGTTELNAFDNALLDAGIGNLNLIKVSSIVPEGAEFLEIPPKITPGSLVPCVYSVMHSDTAGETVCAALGIGIGRDSHGMIFEYHANSREVAERVVRGMVEEGFARRGLPLERVTVTLAEHRVERLGCAVAAVVLWWG
- a CDS encoding NCS2 family permease, with the protein product MARQKRSGSTRQRRGEAAAPSRPVGPDTLLERLFKLTARGTDVATEVRAGLTTFMVMSYIIVVNAGIISTGAAIAGQNVTFSALVTSTCLVAGLMCAAMGLVANLPFAMAPGMGLNAVVAFQLMVGMQYSFSEAMGVIALEGIIITILVLTGLRQAIIRALPVPLKLAIGAGIGLFLFAIGAYEAGLFVVPLGATQGGTVPPPTAGALGNFLAPPTLYAVFGLVLTAVLMHQRVHGALLIGILLTTAVGIVVHLTLRVPLSVIPDKLQLPSQLISVPDLSNFGSGIVGLSFLGRGGANALLAGLLATLSIMLSDFFDTAGTFTALGTEAGLVDDNGNLRENEDKAYLIDSIGALAGGVFGSSSATTYIESGAGIAEGGRTGLTTVVVAIPFLLAMLLSPIFAVVPQEATAGALMIVGLLMMAATAAEIPWKNLAVGLPALFALMMMPLTWSITNGIGAGVILYTLLNARAAALPLWIVSAAFVVYFVIGTR